One genomic region from Leifsonia poae encodes:
- a CDS encoding DUF4350 domain-containing protein: MSGTLEEERPTASNTTHGAEAEALSPSLRQVGRRSIPWIVLAVIAVVVALLGILLSGRGAVSGAPLDPAGAAPAGAKAVVEVLRQQGVTVVPVTTMQQVRDRVGDDPTVLVFDPDGNLDANGYDSLASTAASLVVVEPDYTALQQLAPGVSAGGRISGTGSIAADCTVPAAVTAERIDPHPTGNTEGTTVPGSFRLGDGDATGCFPSDSGLFSLVQTTADGNPLTLVGSAAILMNDSVGRAGNAALALTLLGQHRTLVWYQPSLLDRPVTGPPDLSALTPGWVTPVVLLLILVFVAAAFWRGRRFGPLVVENLPVVVRAGETREGRARLYQRSSARLRAADALRIGTLGRLAGLVGLPQSAPVTEIVEAVAALTRRDRNAVRGVLLDSVPRTDADLLALSDTLAELERATATAVTPDSPGPTGRMDA; the protein is encoded by the coding sequence ATGAGCGGGACCCTCGAGGAGGAGCGCCCCACCGCGAGCAACACGACTCATGGCGCTGAAGCCGAAGCCCTCTCGCCGTCGCTGCGTCAGGTGGGCCGGCGCAGCATCCCGTGGATCGTGCTCGCGGTCATCGCCGTGGTGGTGGCGCTACTCGGCATCCTCCTCTCCGGGCGCGGAGCCGTCTCCGGCGCTCCCCTCGACCCGGCCGGCGCGGCTCCGGCCGGCGCGAAAGCCGTCGTCGAGGTGCTGCGCCAGCAGGGTGTGACCGTCGTTCCTGTGACCACGATGCAGCAGGTGCGCGACCGTGTCGGCGACGACCCCACCGTGCTCGTCTTCGATCCCGACGGCAACCTCGACGCGAACGGATACGATTCCCTCGCTTCGACCGCCGCCTCGCTCGTCGTCGTGGAACCGGACTACACGGCCCTTCAGCAGCTGGCACCCGGGGTGAGCGCCGGCGGGCGGATCTCGGGTACCGGCAGCATCGCGGCCGACTGCACGGTGCCTGCCGCCGTCACGGCCGAACGCATCGACCCGCATCCGACCGGCAACACCGAGGGCACGACCGTTCCCGGCTCGTTCCGGCTCGGCGACGGCGACGCCACCGGATGCTTCCCCAGCGATTCCGGCCTGTTCTCTCTCGTTCAGACCACCGCCGACGGGAACCCGCTCACCTTGGTGGGTTCGGCCGCCATCCTGATGAACGACAGTGTCGGCCGCGCCGGGAATGCGGCCCTCGCCCTCACGCTGCTCGGTCAGCACCGTACTCTCGTCTGGTACCAGCCGAGCCTGCTCGACCGCCCGGTGACGGGGCCGCCCGATCTGTCGGCGTTGACGCCCGGCTGGGTCACGCCCGTCGTCCTGCTCCTCATCCTCGTCTTCGTGGCGGCGGCGTTCTGGCGCGGCCGACGTTTCGGTCCGCTCGTCGTGGAGAACCTGCCGGTCGTCGTCCGCGCCGGCGAGACCCGCGAGGGCCGCGCCCGGCTGTACCAGCGCTCCTCCGCCAGACTGCGTGCCGCCGACGCCCTGCGCATCGGCACCCTCGGGCGACTCGCCGGCCTCGTCGGACTTCCGCAATCCGCCCCTGTCACCGAGATCGTGGAGGCGGTTGCAGCGCTCACCCGGCGCGACAGGAACGCCGTGCGCGGAGTCCTCCTCGACAGCGTCCCCCGCACCGACGCCGACCTCCTGGCGCTGTCCGATACTCTCGCGGAGCTCGAACGGGCCACCGCGACCGCCGTCACCCCGGATTCGCCGGGCCCGACCGGAAGAATGGATGCATGA
- a CDS encoding DUF4129 domain-containing protein translates to MILTTTGMAAGDLPVDPSSPEAQRWIDGELAKPEYQTAKPTWFDIASKAVGDWINSLFQGPGGDAGPVLLVVVVLIVAGLIVAAFFIFGRPRLDRRSAAGRALFATDDRRTAAELRASAASAARSDDWVTAVEEQFRAIAQSLHERTIVTVSPGTTASEFAAIAGRAVTAERERLATVARVFDGVRYLDRPATEADYQQLVALDTSLLDARPARLTETLR, encoded by the coding sequence ATGATCCTGACGACGACCGGAATGGCGGCCGGCGACCTGCCCGTCGACCCGAGCTCGCCGGAAGCCCAACGATGGATCGACGGCGAGCTCGCCAAGCCCGAGTACCAGACAGCGAAACCCACCTGGTTCGACATCGCCTCCAAGGCGGTCGGCGACTGGATCAATTCGCTGTTCCAGGGACCGGGCGGCGACGCCGGTCCCGTGCTGCTCGTCGTGGTCGTCCTGATCGTCGCCGGGCTGATCGTCGCCGCGTTCTTCATTTTCGGGCGCCCGCGGCTCGACCGCCGAAGCGCGGCCGGCCGGGCGCTGTTCGCCACCGATGACAGGCGAACGGCCGCCGAGCTGCGCGCATCCGCTGCCTCGGCCGCCCGCTCGGACGATTGGGTGACGGCGGTCGAGGAGCAGTTCCGTGCGATCGCGCAGTCCCTCCACGAGCGCACTATCGTCACGGTGTCGCCGGGCACGACCGCCAGCGAGTTCGCCGCCATCGCGGGGCGGGCTGTGACGGCCGAGCGGGAGCGTCTGGCCACCGTCGCCCGAGTGTTCGATGGAGTGCGCTACCTCGACCGACCGGCGACGGAAGCCGACTACCAGCAGCTCGTCGCACTCGACACGAGCCTGCTCGATGCGCGCCCCGCACGGCTGACGGAGACGCTCCGATGA